GCCATAGTGCTATCGCGTATATCAAATAAACGACTCCCGTGAGAAGAAAAGGAAGAGCACCGTCCAGCGTTGCAAAATAAGCGCCCAAGAGGGGACCGACAGCAACGCCCACATTGATAGCCATATATCTCATAGAGAAAACTTTGAATCGCTTAGCCGGTTCGGTGAGATCAGCCATTAATGCTTGCGATACCGGTTCATAGAACGATCGGCATAAGCCGTTTACCATGTTCAGCAGCATAAAGCATACAGGAAGGCTGACGAATGAAAACCCGGTAAAAACAAAAGCCCAGCCGAATAAAGCAGCCAGCATGATAATCCGTCGTCCGAATGCATCCGACAGCGTTCCGCCAATAAAGCCGCCTGCTGTTCCCGCCAGCGCTCCCATCCCGATGACAACACCGATCATGACTTCGCTCATCGAGGTATGCTTGGCTAGATAGATAGCCAGGAAAGGCAAACTCATGGAGGACGCGGCTCTGGCCATTACAGTTCCGAGAATGAGGGTATGAACGATCGGATGATAGGACGTATAAAAATTGCGCAATCTGTTCATCATGCAGCCTGCCTTCACTTTTATTAACCAAAGGTCAATTAATCTCAAAATCTCATTATACACGAAATGCTAGATTACGCACTTTTTTTGTACAAAAAAACTTCCTCCTTTGTGAAAGGAGAAAGTTAACTAGTTGATCAAGTAGGGTCCTTTGCAAACTTCCGTAGATTCTCTCCAAGCGCTGTCGACATTTTTAATTCGATCGAAATTGGCGAGCTTCCGCTATTTCATCCGATACGCATCTCACCACCGCCTAGTCGCCGCCGCAACCGGAGCTGCATCCTGATCCACAGCTGGACGAGCTGCAACTCGAACCCGATGAACAACTTGAACCGCCCGAATCGCTGCTGCAGCCGCTTCCCCCTCCGTCATCTCCTGACCCAGAGGAAGTCTTCACCTCCAGACAAGCTTGTGCAGCCTGAGGAAGAACAACCGCTCGCCTTATAAGAGGGATCTTCCTCTTCCTGTGGCTGCAAAGCTTCCATTTGAGTCAAGTAGTCCCCCTCATCAACTATGGAAAAGAACATCATTGCAGCAGCCATCCCCAGCATACTGCCGGGTAACCCTATGGGATCAGTCAAATCTGTATGGTCATAGGTATCGCTTTCTTCCGAACGTCGTGCCTCTCTGACGGCCTTCCTTACTAGAATCGTAATTGTCTCTAGCAATTCCTGATTATTCTCGGCTTTTTTCATATCAAACAGACTTTCGGCAATCTCCTCCTCGCTAGCTGACAGCAGAAGTCGCGTCCGTTCCTTGTCGAGCGGATATCGAAAGAAACCGTTCCAGCAAGCCGAACTGGCTGGAGTGAATTCAAATAAGTGAGCGTACACCCAATCAAACCAGGCACGCTCACCCGGCATCTGCTTCGGCTCCCGCTCGGGGGCATGATGAATCATCTCTCCGACAAACTGATCGCCGAAGCGTTGGTATTCTCGCGTAAACATCAGCATCGCATGCCAGATGTCGTCAATAGCGCTACTGAACATCGGAGTTCGCTTGAGCAGCGCGTTCATAAGAAAGAAGCGTTTTAATTCAAACCATTTGCATGCGAACTCATCGTCGCTCATCTGCGGATGCTCAGTTTGCACTCGATATTGAATACGCTCCACAAAGTCGGCAGGAAGCGAACCTTCGAGCTTGCTGACTGTCATGTGCAGCGGAATATCCGCTAAGAGTCCTAGCTGTTCAGGCAGCTGATCTGCCTGAACCTTTATTTTTGTAGAAGAAAAACCGGCAAGCTTCTCCCCACGCTTGACTGCAGCTTTTGAAGAACCGCGCCATTTACGGAACAGGAACTGAAACAAGTGGAGCCCCTCCTTTTTTTTACCAATATAACACATCTATGTTATGGGAAGTATAACGTTTTTAAATTGGCAAAATGTTACGATTCCAACTTATAATAGGTGGATAAACGGTTATTACGAGAGGTGGAAGAGAATGAAAATTGCTATAGCTGGCGGTACCGGATTTATTGGAAGCCGTCTGATCAGCCACTTGCAGAACGACGGTCATGAGGTATTTGTTATTTCTCGCCGTCCTTCAAGCGGCTCTGCCGTTCCAACTATAACCTGGAAGCAGTTTCAAGATGACTCCACGGACGTCATAGAAGTGGATGCGATTGTCAATCTGGCTGGGGAATCGATCAACCAGCGTTGGACGGAGCAAGCTAAGCGCAGAATTATAGATTCTCGGCTGCAGGCTGCAAAGCAAATTGCGAACTGGGTTCAACGCATGAAAGCGAAGCCTAAAGTTGTCGTGAATGCATCGGGTATGTCCATATACGGCACATCCGAGACAGAGATCTTCGATGAATGGAGTCCGCACCGCGACACAGATTTCTTATCCCATGTAGTCAGCCTGTGGGAGCAAGCTGCGGATCAAATTCAAGAAACTAGACTGGTGAAGATACGGGTAGGCATTGTGTTGGATCGCAAAGAGGGAGCTTTTCCAAAAATGGCTTTGCCCTATAAGCTAGGTATTGGCGGCAAAGTAGGCTCAGGGCGGCAATGGATGTCTTGGATTCATATTGAAGATATGGTCCGACTTATTCAGTTCTGTATCGAGCGGGAAGAAGTGTCAGGACCCGTTAACGCTACAGCGCCTAGTCCGGTCACGAACGCACAATTTGGGCAGGTACTCGCACGTACCTTGCGTAGGCCCAACCTTTTTCCAGTGCCTTCCTTTATTTTCAAGCTCCTATTCGGCGAATTGTCCGTGCTGCTGTTGGAAGGGCAGAAGGTACTTCCCCGTACCTTACTGGAGCACGGATTCGAATTTCGATTTACAACCATAGAAGAAGCCCTAGCAGATATCGCTGGGCCTCAGAACAAGTCATTTAAGAATAACTAACTTAGGAAAGAAACATGTTAGGGGTTACGTAAACGAAGCGCTCGCCTCTTGCTAATACGTGAGCTTTTTGCATAGGAAACTGCTCGTACATGTAATCAACAAAACCACCGGGTCTCTCTTGATTTCCTTTAAACATGTCATAATGCAGCGGGATTACGGTATCCATTCGGGCCGTGTAAGCCAGTTCAGCGGCCTCCTGGATGTTCATATTGCCAA
This genomic window from Paenibacillus hexagrammi contains:
- a CDS encoding glycine-rich domain-containing protein, coding for MFQFLFRKWRGSSKAAVKRGEKLAGFSSTKIKVQADQLPEQLGLLADIPLHMTVSKLEGSLPADFVERIQYRVQTEHPQMSDDEFACKWFELKRFFLMNALLKRTPMFSSAIDDIWHAMLMFTREYQRFGDQFVGEMIHHAPEREPKQMPGERAWFDWVYAHLFEFTPASSACWNGFFRYPLDKERTRLLLSASEEEIAESLFDMKKAENNQELLETITILVRKAVREARRSEESDTYDHTDLTDPIGLPGSMLGMAAAMMFFSIVDEGDYLTQMEALQPQEEEDPSYKASGCSSSGCTSLSGGEDFLWVRR
- a CDS encoding TIGR01777 family oxidoreductase, giving the protein MKIAIAGGTGFIGSRLISHLQNDGHEVFVISRRPSSGSAVPTITWKQFQDDSTDVIEVDAIVNLAGESINQRWTEQAKRRIIDSRLQAAKQIANWVQRMKAKPKVVVNASGMSIYGTSETEIFDEWSPHRDTDFLSHVVSLWEQAADQIQETRLVKIRVGIVLDRKEGAFPKMALPYKLGIGGKVGSGRQWMSWIHIEDMVRLIQFCIEREEVSGPVNATAPSPVTNAQFGQVLARTLRRPNLFPVPSFIFKLLFGELSVLLLEGQKVLPRTLLEHGFEFRFTTIEEALADIAGPQNKSFKNN